One stretch of Methylococcus capsulatus DNA includes these proteins:
- a CDS encoding efflux RND transporter permease subunit, protein MPHFALRFPYFIIVAGLMAGVLGISALLRMPVDLFPAINIPVVMVATFYSGMPPKQIETAITAPFERMFTLASDVDHIESRSLPGVSLIKVYFHPGSNPDSALTGISNLAMATLRRLPQGTLPPVILKSDASSMPVCLVTFKGQGLAEKELLDIARFNVRNQMASVPGASVPLPFGGKMRQIQVYVDPVKMQAYDLSIADVVNAVNDANLILPAGFSRIGDLTYNIYTNSQVATMEELNRVPLRTVGQDSVMVGDIGRAKDDIMIQTNIVRIDGQRSVYVPVLKQGGNTNTIAIVDGIKDIVSRLLDVPKTLVTEVIFDQSLFVKNAIENLMHEGLTGLCLTGLMILMFLGSPRATGAVMLSIPLSALTMFFVMFLGGGSVNTMLLGGLALAFSRLIDNSVIVLENIFRHMEMGKPAAEAAERGGMEVSLPVLAATLTMAIVFFPVSFLQGVSKFLFSALGLAVVMSEFASYIVAMTVVPLFCSRFITNVHGNSHGAGARSSLLSRFNAGFDARFQAFLDRYQALLARALQRPRATLAGITGLFAASLLLFPLLGLSFFPRTDPGLFTLMIKAPSGMRLEKTEEQIRQVEALIRRNVAPEDLQLIMSNIGSVADLPALYTTNSTEDTAFVQVALKAGHKTGSFEYMDRIGEALQEEMPQLSTYLQTSGLVDAVMNQGMPAPIDIQVGTNDLETADRVVKALTAEIRKLPGTGGIFTPQNNHLPAFNIEVDRIRAGQVGLTEKNVVDSLISALTSNVMISPNYWIDPKSGNNYFLSVQYPLDLIRSVTDLRNLVLRGPNVKGPTTLDSVARIEEMHTPNEVDHYQIRRVMDIYVAPRGEDLGRLASAIEDIVAAMQLPEGVTVTLRGAVQSMRASFHSFAIGLSLSVILVYLVLVAQFRSFVTPFIILLAVPTGLTGVILMLLMSGTTLNVMSLMGVLMLSGMVVSNSILIVEFTQQLRTRGMTVVDAVSQACRTRLRPVLMTSLATIIGLIPMALKLGTGSEAYAPLARVIIGGLSASVVLTVFIVPAAYVLLFRDRNGEKPADSLLEATS, encoded by the coding sequence ATGCCCCACTTCGCCCTCCGCTTCCCCTATTTCATCATCGTCGCCGGCCTGATGGCTGGCGTACTGGGCATTTCGGCCCTGCTGCGCATGCCGGTCGACCTGTTCCCCGCCATCAACATTCCAGTAGTGATGGTCGCCACCTTCTATTCCGGCATGCCGCCGAAGCAGATCGAAACAGCCATCACCGCGCCGTTCGAGCGCATGTTCACCCTCGCCAGCGACGTCGATCACATCGAGTCGCGGTCCCTGCCCGGCGTCAGCCTGATCAAAGTCTATTTCCACCCCGGCTCGAATCCGGACTCGGCGCTGACCGGCATCTCCAATCTGGCGATGGCGACGCTCCGCCGCCTGCCGCAAGGCACCCTCCCGCCGGTGATCCTGAAATCGGACGCGTCCAGTATGCCGGTGTGCTTGGTGACCTTCAAAGGCCAGGGTCTGGCCGAAAAGGAGCTGCTCGATATCGCCCGCTTCAATGTGCGCAACCAGATGGCGAGCGTACCCGGCGCCTCGGTACCGTTGCCTTTCGGCGGCAAGATGCGGCAAATCCAGGTTTACGTGGATCCCGTGAAGATGCAGGCCTACGATTTGAGCATCGCCGACGTGGTGAACGCGGTCAACGACGCCAACCTGATCCTGCCTGCCGGCTTCTCCCGTATCGGCGATCTGACCTACAACATCTACACCAACAGCCAGGTCGCCACCATGGAGGAGCTGAACCGGGTACCGCTGCGCACTGTAGGCCAGGACTCGGTGATGGTGGGCGACATCGGCCGAGCCAAGGACGACATCATGATCCAGACCAACATCGTGCGCATTGACGGCCAGCGGTCCGTCTACGTGCCGGTGCTGAAGCAGGGCGGGAACACCAATACGATCGCGATCGTCGACGGGATCAAGGACATCGTCTCCCGCCTGCTCGACGTGCCCAAGACCCTGGTGACGGAGGTCATTTTCGACCAGTCGCTGTTCGTCAAAAATGCCATCGAGAATCTGATGCACGAAGGACTGACGGGCCTGTGCCTGACCGGCCTGATGATCCTTATGTTCCTCGGTAGTCCGCGCGCCACCGGGGCGGTGATGCTGTCGATACCGCTGTCCGCACTGACCATGTTCTTTGTCATGTTCCTCGGTGGCGGTTCGGTCAACACCATGCTCCTGGGCGGCCTAGCGCTGGCATTCTCGCGCCTGATCGACAACTCGGTGATCGTGCTGGAAAACATCTTCCGACACATGGAGATGGGAAAACCGGCTGCCGAGGCTGCGGAGCGGGGCGGCATGGAAGTCTCGCTGCCGGTGCTCGCCGCCACCCTCACCATGGCCATCGTGTTCTTCCCGGTGAGCTTTCTGCAGGGTGTCAGCAAATTCCTGTTCTCGGCGCTGGGGCTGGCTGTCGTCATGTCGGAATTTGCTTCCTACATCGTGGCCATGACGGTGGTGCCGCTGTTCTGCTCCCGGTTCATCACGAACGTCCATGGAAACAGCCACGGCGCAGGCGCCCGCTCCTCATTATTGAGCCGCTTCAACGCCGGGTTCGACGCCCGCTTCCAGGCCTTTCTCGACCGCTACCAGGCCCTGCTGGCCCGCGCCCTGCAGCGCCCCCGTGCCACACTCGCCGGCATCACCGGCCTGTTCGCCGCCAGCCTGCTTTTGTTTCCGCTACTGGGCCTTTCGTTCTTCCCCCGCACCGACCCGGGACTATTCACCCTTATGATCAAAGCCCCTTCCGGAATGCGGCTGGAGAAGACCGAGGAGCAGATCCGCCAAGTCGAGGCGCTGATCCGTCGCAACGTCGCACCGGAAGATCTCCAACTCATCATGTCGAACATCGGCTCGGTGGCCGACCTCCCGGCGCTCTATACCACCAATTCGACCGAGGACACCGCCTTCGTCCAGGTCGCTCTCAAGGCCGGCCACAAGACCGGCAGTTTCGAATACATGGACCGGATCGGGGAAGCACTGCAGGAGGAAATGCCGCAGCTGAGCACCTACCTCCAGACCAGCGGCCTGGTCGACGCGGTGATGAACCAGGGGATGCCGGCGCCGATCGATATCCAGGTGGGCACCAATGACCTCGAGACGGCCGATCGCGTGGTCAAAGCCCTGACCGCGGAGATTCGGAAACTTCCCGGCACCGGCGGCATCTTCACCCCGCAGAACAATCATCTGCCGGCCTTCAACATCGAAGTGGACCGCATCCGTGCCGGCCAGGTCGGTCTCACTGAGAAGAACGTGGTGGACAGCCTGATCTCGGCCCTGACTTCAAACGTCATGATCTCGCCGAACTACTGGATCGACCCCAAGTCCGGCAACAATTACTTCCTTTCGGTTCAATATCCGCTGGACCTGATCCGCTCGGTCACCGACCTCAGAAACCTGGTACTTCGCGGCCCCAACGTGAAAGGCCCGACGACCCTAGACAGTGTCGCCAGGATCGAGGAGATGCACACCCCCAATGAAGTAGACCACTACCAGATCCGACGCGTGATGGACATCTACGTCGCACCGCGCGGAGAGGATCTGGGACGGCTGGCCAGCGCCATCGAAGACATCGTCGCGGCAATGCAGTTGCCGGAAGGTGTGACGGTGACCTTGCGCGGCGCGGTGCAAAGCATGCGGGCCTCCTTCCACAGTTTCGCCATCGGTCTGAGCCTGTCGGTCATCCTGGTCTACCTGGTCCTGGTTGCTCAGTTCCGTTCGTTTGTGACGCCGTTCATCATCCTGCTGGCGGTACCCACCGGCCTCACGGGGGTAATCCTGATGCTGCTCATGAGTGGCACTACGCTCAACGTCATGTCTTTGATGGGTGTGCTCATGCTGTCCGGCATGGTGGTCTCCAACAGCATCCTGATCGTAGAATTCACCCAGCAGTTGCGCACCCGCGGCATGACGGTTGTCGACGCCGTTTCACAAGCCTGCCGGACCCGCTTGCGGCCCGTGCTGATGACCTCGCTCGCCACCATCATCGGCCTGATTCCCATGGCCTTGAAGTTGGGCACCGGCAGCGAAGCCTATGCCCCGCTGGCGCGCGTCATCATCGGCGGCCTCAGCGCTTCAGTGGTGTTGACGGTATTCATTGTACCCGCGGCCTATGTGCTCCTCTTCCGCGATCGGAACGGCGAAAAACCGGCCGATTCTCTGCTGGAGGCCACCTCATGA
- a CDS encoding TolC family protein, with protein MKAGRYGLSAALALLLACTTGPAGAHTLSLREAQEAARTNHPRIQVAELQAQASQEAVIQARAAYLPHITQQTVGAISNSSKNAPARLAAGYGLAPPPVASRTATGAYLKQLIYDFGRTSNLVASAELNAKASEENRAANEAQIILLVTAAYFQMVQAQAVLKVAEDTLAKRELNLRQVKALTASGLKSALDVSFAEVNQSDAQLLLLKAQNDLASARAVLSTAMGRRDEEVFDVREEPLPPPIGKLESAITEALYLRPDLRTLRLQLQAAEKFAEAEKAAARPRIELVGDINYMPWVNIEPGKYPKFNVVGGLLIDVPVFEGFALEARENKAKKEYQAASHGVTDAENNILRDVRVAWMAAKTAFERMKPAHQQFLEADKSFQLAQSRYQMGLSSIVELTQAQLNVTRAAIDEIEARIEYQIRCADLDYQKGKLR; from the coding sequence ATGAAAGCCGGGCGATATGGCCTGTCCGCCGCTTTGGCACTGTTGCTGGCATGCACAACCGGCCCTGCAGGCGCCCACACCCTGTCACTCCGGGAAGCACAGGAAGCCGCCCGCACCAATCATCCCCGTATCCAGGTCGCCGAGCTCCAGGCCCAGGCCTCCCAGGAAGCCGTCATCCAGGCCCGGGCCGCCTACCTGCCGCACATCACCCAACAGACCGTGGGCGCGATTTCGAACAGCTCGAAAAACGCACCGGCACGTCTGGCCGCAGGCTATGGCTTGGCACCGCCACCGGTGGCATCGCGGACGGCGACCGGCGCCTACCTGAAACAGTTGATCTATGATTTCGGCCGCACTTCCAACCTGGTCGCCAGCGCCGAATTGAACGCTAAAGCCAGCGAGGAGAACCGGGCCGCCAATGAAGCGCAGATCATACTGTTGGTGACCGCTGCCTATTTTCAGATGGTCCAGGCGCAGGCAGTGCTGAAAGTGGCCGAGGACACCCTTGCGAAACGGGAGCTCAATCTGAGGCAAGTCAAGGCACTGACCGCCTCCGGCCTCAAATCCGCTCTCGACGTCAGCTTCGCGGAAGTCAACCAGAGCGATGCCCAGTTGCTGCTGCTCAAGGCGCAGAACGATCTGGCTTCGGCCCGCGCCGTGCTTTCCACTGCCATGGGCCGCCGTGACGAAGAAGTTTTCGACGTACGGGAGGAACCTCTGCCACCGCCCATCGGCAAGCTGGAGAGCGCCATCACCGAGGCGCTCTATTTGAGGCCCGACCTGCGTACCCTGCGGCTGCAATTACAGGCAGCGGAAAAGTTCGCAGAAGCGGAAAAAGCCGCGGCCCGCCCCAGGATTGAGCTGGTGGGCGACATCAACTACATGCCCTGGGTCAACATCGAGCCCGGCAAATATCCGAAATTCAACGTCGTCGGCGGCCTCCTCATCGACGTCCCCGTTTTCGAAGGCTTCGCCCTGGAGGCTCGCGAAAACAAGGCGAAAAAGGAATACCAGGCTGCATCCCATGGCGTCACCGATGCGGAAAACAACATCCTGCGCGACGTGCGGGTGGCCTGGATGGCGGCGAAAACCGCATTCGAGCGCATGAAGCCGGCACATCAGCAGTTCCTGGAGGCCGACAAATCGTTCCAACTGGCCCAGTCGCGCTATCAGATGGGTTTGAGCTCCATCGTCGAGCTGACTCAAGCCCAGCTCAACGTCACCCGCGCCGCAATCGATGAAATCGAAGCCCGCATCGAATACCAGATACGCTGCGCTGACCTGGATTATCAGAAAGGAAAACTGCGCTAA
- a CDS encoding MarC family protein, with protein MTLAQVAVLLFLITDPFGNLPLLLTVLRQLGHMAYLRAVLRETAIAFAVLAMFAWKGDLLLGYLNVTQPSLSIAGGVILAIISLKMIFGQTQEAFDDHYANDPLVVPIAIPGIAGPAALTTVMLLSKQHGIPFPTLLGALTLVFLANLTTFLLGRPLGEWLGPRGLTALERLMGLLLNLVAVDMTMAGIKRFFA; from the coding sequence ATGACTCTCGCCCAGGTCGCCGTATTGTTGTTTCTGATCACCGACCCCTTCGGCAATTTGCCCCTGCTGTTGACTGTGCTGCGACAGCTCGGGCACATGGCCTATCTGCGTGCAGTGCTGCGAGAAACAGCGATCGCCTTCGCGGTGTTGGCCATGTTCGCCTGGAAGGGCGATCTGTTGCTGGGTTACCTCAACGTGACCCAGCCGTCTTTGAGCATTGCGGGCGGGGTGATCCTGGCGATCATTTCCCTGAAAATGATTTTCGGCCAGACTCAGGAAGCCTTCGACGATCATTATGCAAACGATCCGCTCGTCGTGCCCATTGCCATACCGGGTATCGCAGGGCCGGCTGCGTTGACCACCGTGATGCTGCTGAGCAAGCAGCATGGGATTCCGTTTCCGACGCTGCTTGGCGCATTGACTCTAGTTTTCCTGGCGAATCTGACCACCTTTCTGCTCGGTCGACCGCTCGGAGAATGGCTGGGGCCGCGGGGTTTGACTGCCCTGGAGCGGCTGATGGGACTCCTGCTCAACCTGGTCGCCGTGGACATGACCATGGCAGGTATCAAGCGTTTCTTCGCCTGA
- a CDS encoding S1C family serine protease: MKPNHKSVFRHQLRNAAAALLLGGGVAACGFQAASAAQDVAPRPVSARGELSQEEKATVELFERSKNSVVYISTLQRVMDPWTRNVFSIPRGTGSGFIWDDAGHVVTNYHVVEGASGATVKLADGRDYKAALVGVSKAHDLAVLKISVEGVAPPPVPLGVSHDLKVGQKVFAIGNPFGLDWSLTTGIVSALDRSLTEETGVTIEHLIQTDAAINPGNSGGPLLDSAGRLIGINTAIYSPSGAFSGVGFAVPVDTVNRVVPQLIGRGQYIRPALGIAVDEGLNQRAVQRLGITGVLVLKVNPGSAAEAAGLKGATLLPDGRLIPGDIILAVEGRPVDSVGKLSALLDDYRIGQKVRLSVRRGDTEMDVAVELQAGS, from the coding sequence GTGAAACCCAATCACAAGTCCGTTTTTCGTCATCAGCTTCGGAATGCGGCCGCCGCGTTGCTCTTGGGGGGTGGTGTTGCCGCATGCGGTTTCCAGGCTGCTTCGGCGGCGCAGGACGTCGCGCCCCGTCCGGTCAGCGCGCGCGGAGAACTTTCACAGGAAGAAAAAGCCACCGTCGAGCTGTTCGAAAGATCGAAAAATTCGGTGGTCTATATCTCGACCCTGCAACGGGTGATGGATCCCTGGACGCGCAACGTGTTCAGCATTCCCCGCGGGACCGGCTCCGGCTTCATCTGGGACGATGCCGGCCATGTGGTGACCAATTATCACGTGGTGGAAGGGGCCAGTGGCGCCACGGTGAAGCTTGCTGACGGGCGCGACTACAAGGCCGCGCTGGTCGGCGTGAGCAAGGCCCATGATCTGGCCGTGCTGAAGATTTCGGTGGAGGGCGTCGCACCTCCTCCAGTGCCGCTAGGCGTGAGCCACGATCTCAAGGTAGGACAGAAGGTGTTCGCCATCGGCAACCCCTTCGGTCTGGACTGGTCGTTGACCACCGGCATCGTCTCGGCGCTGGATCGCTCCCTGACCGAAGAAACCGGCGTCACCATCGAACACTTGATCCAGACCGACGCTGCCATCAATCCCGGCAATTCCGGCGGACCGCTACTGGATTCGGCCGGCCGGCTGATCGGCATCAATACCGCCATCTACAGCCCATCGGGGGCGTTTTCCGGCGTGGGTTTCGCGGTGCCGGTGGACACTGTCAACCGGGTGGTGCCGCAGCTCATCGGCCGCGGCCAGTACATCCGGCCGGCTCTGGGCATCGCCGTCGACGAGGGGCTCAACCAGCGGGCTGTTCAGCGGCTGGGCATAACGGGAGTCTTGGTGTTGAAGGTGAATCCAGGTTCCGCCGCCGAAGCAGCCGGACTCAAAGGCGCCACGTTGCTGCCGGATGGCCGCCTTATCCCGGGCGACATCATCCTCGCCGTGGAAGGCAGACCGGTTGACAGTGTCGGCAAACTTTCCGCCTTGCTGGATGACTATCGGATTGGCCAGAAGGTGCGCCTCTCGGTGCGGCGCGGCGACACGGAGATGGATGTGGCGGTGGAGCTGCAGGCTGGAAGTTGA
- a CDS encoding phosphate-starvation-inducible PsiE family protein, translated as MNLYERFEQVVAIILANVIAVVIIISLYQLIRTVAVLITSRVLDPLDHGVFQELFGMIMTLLISMEFKHSILRAALRRGSVIQVKTVVLIALIALARKFVILDPQVGAGTIGALSAALLALGAVYWLLSACEKP; from the coding sequence ATGAATTTGTATGAGCGTTTCGAGCAGGTGGTCGCCATCATTCTGGCGAACGTGATCGCGGTGGTCATCATTATCTCGCTCTATCAGCTGATTCGCACCGTCGCCGTACTGATCACCAGCCGGGTGCTCGATCCGCTCGATCACGGCGTATTTCAAGAACTGTTTGGCATGATCATGACCTTGCTGATCTCGATGGAGTTCAAGCATTCTATCCTTCGGGCGGCCTTGCGCCGCGGCAGCGTCATTCAGGTTAAGACCGTGGTACTGATCGCGTTGATCGCGCTGGCGCGGAAGTTCGTTATCCTCGATCCGCAGGTCGGCGCCGGTACTATCGGCGCCTTGTCCGCGGCTTTGCTGGCCTTGGGGGCGGTATATTGGCTGCTCAGCGCCTGCGAGAAACCGTAG
- a CDS encoding zinc metalloprotease HtpX: MLNLAQWHRNAWLNRLQSALLMAFMMALLALLGLLVWGEEGLSMLLLLAVVLLLLSPVVSPWLVLRLYRARPLHPAEVPALYDMLAEIARRAELPAVPTLCYVPSDLVNAFTVGGKRDAVIGVTDGLLRNLQWREIAGVLAHEISHIKNGDLRVMGLADLMSRLTRFLSLFGQLLLLFNLPLLWADQVQVNWWAVALLIFAPHIILLAQLGLSRTREFHADLNAALLTGDPEGLASALAKIEVGSRGLMDILFPGMNLPEPSWLRTHPPTVERIRRLLELRQQPARPVWQQVWEPGRPVWVRQATRGPRYHWSGLWY, translated from the coding sequence ATGTTGAATCTGGCGCAGTGGCATCGCAATGCCTGGCTCAACCGCCTGCAATCGGCGCTGTTGATGGCGTTCATGATGGCCCTTCTGGCCCTGCTCGGACTCCTGGTATGGGGCGAGGAGGGGTTGTCCATGCTGCTTCTGCTCGCGGTGGTGTTGCTGCTCCTCAGCCCGGTCGTTTCGCCCTGGCTGGTGCTGCGCCTGTATCGGGCCAGACCCCTGCATCCCGCGGAAGTGCCGGCCTTGTACGACATGTTGGCCGAGATCGCGCGCCGCGCCGAACTGCCGGCCGTTCCCACGCTTTGCTATGTCCCCAGCGACCTGGTGAATGCCTTCACGGTGGGCGGCAAACGGGATGCCGTCATCGGTGTGACCGACGGTCTGTTGCGCAACCTGCAATGGCGGGAAATCGCCGGCGTTCTGGCCCACGAAATCAGCCATATCAAGAACGGCGATCTTCGAGTCATGGGGCTGGCCGACCTCATGAGCCGGCTCACGCGCTTCCTGTCGCTGTTCGGCCAACTGCTCCTGCTGTTCAACCTGCCGCTGCTTTGGGCGGATCAGGTCCAGGTGAACTGGTGGGCGGTGGCGCTCCTGATCTTCGCTCCGCACATCATCCTGCTAGCGCAGCTGGGTTTGTCGCGTACCCGCGAGTTTCACGCCGACCTCAATGCAGCCCTGCTGACCGGCGATCCGGAGGGACTCGCCAGCGCCCTGGCGAAGATAGAAGTTGGATCGCGCGGGTTGATGGACATCCTGTTTCCCGGCATGAATCTGCCCGAGCCTTCGTGGCTGCGCACCCATCCGCCCACCGTAGAGCGCATCCGCCGCTTGCTGGAACTTAGGCAGCAGCCGGCTCGGCCTGTCTGGCAGCAGGTGTGGGAGCCGGGTCGGCCGGTGTGGGTACGACAGGCCACCCGCGGGCCCCGCTACCACTGGAGCGGGCTTTGGTATTGA
- a CDS encoding chaperone modulator CbpM, producing MSKSIIASSVSVWIGDEGVLSLEEMALACGAEVDCIVELVELDVLAPQGADATAWRFAAADVQRARRLLRLMRDFETNLEAAAVILDLLEETERLRARLRRAGLAPD from the coding sequence ATGAGCAAAAGCATCATCGCATCGAGTGTCAGTGTCTGGATCGGGGATGAGGGGGTGTTGTCTCTGGAAGAGATGGCCTTGGCCTGCGGAGCGGAGGTCGATTGCATCGTCGAACTGGTGGAGCTGGACGTATTGGCGCCCCAGGGCGCCGACGCGACCGCCTGGCGCTTCGCCGCCGCCGATGTTCAGCGCGCCCGCCGGCTGCTGCGCCTGATGCGGGATTTCGAAACCAATCTCGAAGCGGCGGCGGTCATCCTCGACCTGCTGGAAGAAACCGAGCGGCTGCGCGCCCGCTTGCGGCGGGCCGGGCTGGCGCCGGATTGA
- a CDS encoding DnaJ C-terminal domain-containing protein: MEFKDYYKILGVERSATEDEIKKAYRKLARRYHPDVSKEKGAEAQMKEINEAYEVLRDPEKRAAYDRLGAGYRSGQEFRPPPDWDAGFEFARGPFGYGADFSDFFNTLFGGFGRRTGGFRARGEDHHAKIFIDLDDAFHGASRTLSLRVPQLDEQGRLVMRERTLQVQIPKGIRESQLIRLAGQGAPGLGGGPQGDLYLEVHFKPHPFYRVDGRDVYLTLPVAPWEAALGATVKAPTPAGAVEVRIPAQSQNGRKLRLKGRGIPGDPPGDLYLVLDVVLPPADTEQARELYRNMARQMAFDPRRALGV; encoded by the coding sequence ATGGAATTCAAGGATTACTACAAGATACTCGGGGTTGAGCGCTCGGCCACCGAGGACGAAATCAAGAAAGCTTACCGTAAGCTGGCCCGCAGGTACCACCCCGATGTCAGCAAGGAGAAGGGCGCGGAAGCCCAGATGAAGGAAATCAACGAAGCCTACGAGGTGTTGCGCGATCCGGAAAAGCGGGCGGCTTACGATCGTCTGGGGGCCGGCTACCGCAGCGGCCAGGAATTCCGGCCGCCGCCGGATTGGGATGCCGGCTTCGAGTTCGCCCGCGGCCCCTTTGGTTATGGCGCGGATTTCAGCGATTTCTTCAACACCCTGTTCGGCGGTTTCGGCCGACGTACCGGGGGCTTTCGCGCGCGCGGGGAGGATCATCACGCCAAGATTTTCATTGATCTCGACGACGCCTTTCACGGCGCCAGCCGTACCCTCAGCCTGCGCGTGCCGCAGCTGGACGAGCAGGGCCGCCTGGTGATGCGCGAACGTACCCTCCAGGTGCAGATCCCCAAGGGCATCCGCGAGAGCCAACTCATCCGTCTGGCCGGCCAGGGCGCCCCCGGCCTGGGCGGGGGGCCGCAGGGCGACCTTTACCTGGAGGTGCATTTCAAGCCGCATCCCTTCTATCGGGTCGATGGCCGCGATGTCTACCTCACCTTGCCGGTGGCTCCGTGGGAAGCAGCTCTGGGGGCGACCGTCAAGGCGCCGACGCCGGCCGGCGCGGTGGAAGTACGCATTCCGGCCCAGTCGCAGAACGGGCGCAAGTTGCGCCTCAAGGGGCGGGGCATTCCCGGTGATCCGCCAGGCGACCTCTATCTGGTGCTGGACGTCGTGCTGCCCCCGGCGGACACCGAACAGGCGCGGGAGCTCTACCGGAACATGGCGCGGCAGATGGCCTTCGACCCGCGTCGCGCCTTGGGGGTTTGA
- a CDS encoding ZIP family metal transporter — MTAGGMAGLPPFAEWGPIGQSFGAGLVSWSGTALGASLVFFTARVYQGFLDVVLGFAGGVMLAASFWSLLHPAIELSAELGPWRWLPAGAGILLGIVFLHIIDQLLPRLQLAAPGKEAKGLPSHWRRTTLLILAITLHNIPEGLALGVVFGAIGDGASPVSLAAAVGLMAGIAFHNLPEGMAVALPLRREGLSPLRSFLYGQLSAAVEPLAAVVGAAAALTAKAVLPYAMGFAASAMLYVVVREVIPETQGSGHPVAATMGIMLGFTLMMALSVSLG, encoded by the coding sequence ATGACGGCGGGCGGGATGGCCGGTTTGCCGCCGTTCGCCGAGTGGGGCCCGATCGGGCAATCCTTCGGTGCCGGACTGGTGTCCTGGAGCGGTACGGCGCTCGGCGCTTCTTTGGTCTTCTTTACCGCCCGGGTCTATCAAGGATTCTTGGATGTGGTGCTGGGTTTCGCAGGCGGCGTCATGTTGGCGGCCAGTTTCTGGTCGCTTTTGCATCCGGCCATCGAGCTGTCGGCGGAGTTGGGCCCCTGGCGCTGGCTGCCCGCCGGAGCGGGCATCCTGTTGGGCATCGTCTTTCTCCACATCATCGATCAGTTGCTGCCGAGACTACAGCTTGCCGCGCCGGGCAAGGAGGCCAAGGGGCTGCCCAGCCATTGGCGGCGGACCACGCTGCTGATTCTGGCCATCACGCTCCACAACATCCCGGAAGGGCTCGCTTTGGGCGTCGTGTTCGGCGCCATCGGCGACGGCGCCAGCCCGGTCAGCCTGGCAGCCGCGGTCGGCCTGATGGCCGGCATCGCCTTCCACAATCTGCCGGAGGGCATGGCGGTGGCCTTGCCGCTGCGGCGCGAGGGTCTTTCGCCTTTGCGCAGTTTTCTTTACGGGCAACTCTCCGCCGCGGTGGAGCCCCTGGCGGCCGTGGTGGGCGCCGCTGCGGCGCTGACGGCCAAAGCGGTGTTACCCTATGCCATGGGATTCGCCGCCAGCGCCATGCTGTATGTCGTGGTGCGGGAAGTGATCCCGGAAACCCAGGGCAGCGGCCATCCGGTTGCCGCCACCATGGGCATCATGCTGGGCTTCACGCTGATGATGGCATTGAGCGTGAGCCTCGGCTGA
- a CDS encoding YkvA family protein — MSETREAIVLRNAQDRMTDANFEQVEAQRSAIRERIAGIPLLRDIWEEVEVLMDLVRDYWTGRYRDIPRWVVGALSFALLYFINPIELIPEFVPVIGYLDDVALLLLVLHLTREHVEKYKIWRERGA; from the coding sequence ATGTCTGAGACGAGAGAAGCCATCGTTTTACGGAACGCCCAGGACCGAATGACCGATGCGAACTTCGAGCAAGTGGAAGCACAGCGTTCGGCGATCAGAGAAAGAATCGCCGGGATTCCGTTGTTGCGGGATATTTGGGAGGAGGTCGAGGTGCTCATGGACCTGGTGCGGGACTATTGGACCGGCCGCTATCGGGATATCCCCCGCTGGGTGGTCGGTGCTTTGAGCTTCGCGCTACTTTATTTCATCAATCCCATTGAACTGATCCCGGAATTCGTTCCGGTGATCGGCTATCTGGACGATGTGGCCTTGCTGCTTCTCGTGCTGCACCTGACCCGCGAACACGTGGAGAAATATAAGATCTGGCGGGAGCGGGGGGCATGA
- a CDS encoding Hsp20/alpha crystallin family protein codes for MYESLLRFPTDIFSEFDRMQREVERMFGALGMPTSIRAVTRGFPAVNIGTTPKSVEVYAFAPGVDPSKLEVSVDRGLLTIAGQRASELPEESEKVSVYADERFSGSFKRVVSLPEDGDPSGIQARYRDGVLHVSVPRREEAQPKRIEIK; via the coding sequence ATGTACGAATCCTTGCTACGGTTTCCAACTGATATTTTCTCGGAATTCGATCGGATGCAGCGGGAGGTGGAACGGATGTTCGGCGCGTTGGGCATGCCCACCAGCATCCGGGCGGTCACCCGAGGTTTTCCCGCCGTCAACATCGGCACCACCCCCAAGTCCGTCGAGGTCTATGCCTTCGCCCCCGGTGTCGATCCATCCAAGCTGGAAGTCAGCGTGGACCGCGGCCTTTTGACCATCGCCGGACAACGCGCGAGCGAGCTGCCTGAAGAAAGCGAAAAGGTCAGCGTCTATGCCGATGAGCGTTTCTCCGGCAGCTTCAAACGGGTGGTGAGCCTGCCGGAAGACGGGGACCCCTCGGGCATCCAGGCCCGTTACCGGGACGGCGTACTGCATGTCTCGGTGCCGCGACGCGAGGAAGCTCAACCCAAACGTATCGAAATCAAATAA